In Egicoccus sp. AB-alg2, a single genomic region encodes these proteins:
- a CDS encoding type II CAAX prenyl endopeptidase Rce1 family protein, protein MSAAVGTSSPRRARRREALPVLQYFVLTYLWTWGLWWAAAASGGSFGEPTVLLLFVTGGLGPLAGASWVVRRRGPSYRREFLRRVWDPRRIPAAWWLALVAVATGPALVGAAVTRVTGTAATVPDHGVEAVAGVVVFALAAGLVEEPGWRGAASDAWQATTRPLLAATGIGTLWALWHLPLYFVDGSYQHGLEFGSLRFWLTNLVLVQLGVLYLWLANGSRGSILVPILAHAGFNVAGELVPRSTTGDVVAFLVVTVATVVVVVTTRGRLELDVAGRRGSEPARSASVDDE, encoded by the coding sequence ATGAGCGCAGCGGTCGGAACGAGCAGTCCCCGACGAGCGAGACGCCGCGAGGCGCTCCCCGTCCTGCAGTACTTCGTCCTGACGTACCTCTGGACGTGGGGGCTGTGGTGGGCCGCGGCCGCGAGCGGAGGGTCGTTCGGTGAGCCGACCGTCCTGCTGCTGTTCGTGACGGGTGGCCTGGGACCGCTCGCGGGTGCGTCCTGGGTGGTGCGGCGACGTGGTCCGTCCTACCGGCGCGAGTTCCTCCGGCGCGTTTGGGATCCTCGTCGGATCCCCGCCGCGTGGTGGCTCGCCCTCGTGGCCGTCGCGACCGGACCGGCGCTCGTCGGCGCCGCCGTGACGCGTGTGACCGGAACGGCAGCGACCGTGCCCGACCACGGTGTCGAAGCCGTCGCCGGCGTGGTCGTCTTCGCGCTGGCGGCGGGCCTGGTCGAGGAGCCGGGCTGGCGGGGCGCGGCGTCGGACGCCTGGCAGGCCACGACACGTCCGCTGTTGGCCGCGACGGGGATCGGGACCCTCTGGGCGCTCTGGCATCTGCCTCTCTATTTCGTCGATGGCTCCTACCAGCACGGTCTCGAGTTCGGATCGTTGCGGTTCTGGCTCACCAACCTCGTACTCGTGCAGCTCGGCGTGCTCTACCTGTGGCTGGCCAACGGTTCCAGGGGCAGCATCCTGGTCCCGATCCTGGCCCACGCGGGTTTCAACGTCGCCGGTGAGCTCGTTCCGCGCAGCACGACGGGTGACGTCGTCGCGTTCCTCGTCGTCACCGTGGCCACCGTGGTCGTCGTCGTGACCACGCGGGGACGGCTGGAATTAGATGTGGCCGGCCGGCGCGGGTCCGAGCCGGCCCGGTCCGCGTCCGTCGATGACGAGTAG
- a CDS encoding MFS transporter: protein MQLFVYVRERDWVPVVGYLFYVAAMAAGYYYNLTFVQLGLVDLGTRLIGMTRQDVSMVMAVLALVTLAVALAAGVVMDRRGWGADLHVKIRLLLAVLTVQLALTVVAPSISSAAGLLVWVLVCSLPLGVGIPVMFSTMVDFVPVRDRGYVAAVVAGLSFFLAALYPFEWRIEEFAVVVSAAMAPAVVVLAVLSWRRFAFLDALAGQHRRFGTGRYCRPRPVRTASLTFFGLVAVMFLVFFIDSLGFLRIIETPTIMAASWQSPDVGVRLFIAVSHVVGALAAGVLYTNFGRRWLLLWIVGLFAFTHLLATFGLRVSGDAPPPLTMPLFYVLAVSFYTTVNFALWPDHATPATIGVRTAIGVGVAGWLASFLSTALALYSEAAGVTLLDHLVHVNALALLALFTLPAVFYVRRMAVLARQGAP from the coding sequence ATGCAGCTGTTCGTGTACGTGCGTGAGCGCGACTGGGTGCCGGTCGTCGGCTATCTGTTCTATGTCGCGGCGATGGCGGCTGGCTACTACTACAACCTGACGTTCGTGCAGCTGGGGCTGGTGGACCTGGGCACCCGTCTGATCGGGATGACGCGCCAGGACGTCTCGATGGTGATGGCGGTGCTGGCGCTGGTGACGCTGGCGGTGGCGCTGGCCGCCGGAGTGGTGATGGACCGGCGCGGGTGGGGCGCCGACCTGCACGTCAAGATCCGGTTGCTGCTCGCGGTGCTGACCGTGCAGCTGGCGTTGACCGTCGTCGCACCGTCGATCAGTTCGGCGGCCGGGCTGCTGGTGTGGGTGCTGGTGTGTTCCCTCCCGCTGGGGGTGGGGATCCCGGTGATGTTCTCCACCATGGTCGACTTCGTCCCGGTACGGGACCGCGGCTATGTCGCCGCGGTCGTGGCCGGACTCTCGTTCTTCCTCGCCGCGCTGTATCCGTTCGAGTGGCGCATCGAGGAGTTCGCCGTCGTCGTGTCGGCCGCCATGGCCCCGGCGGTGGTCGTCCTTGCCGTGCTGTCGTGGCGACGGTTCGCGTTCCTCGACGCGCTGGCCGGCCAGCATCGCCGGTTCGGCACCGGCCGGTACTGCCGGCCGCGACCCGTGCGTACCGCCAGCCTGACGTTCTTCGGGTTGGTGGCGGTGATGTTCCTCGTGTTCTTCATCGACAGCCTCGGGTTCCTGCGCATCATCGAGACGCCCACGATCATGGCCGCCTCCTGGCAGTCCCCCGACGTCGGGGTACGGCTGTTCATCGCCGTCTCCCACGTCGTCGGCGCGTTGGCAGCCGGTGTGCTCTACACCAACTTCGGACGCCGCTGGCTGCTGCTGTGGATCGTCGGGCTGTTCGCGTTCACCCACCTGCTGGCCACCTTCGGGCTGCGGGTCAGCGGTGACGCACCGCCGCCGTTGACGATGCCGCTGTTCTACGTCCTGGCGGTCAGCTTCTACACCACGGTGAACTTCGCGTTGTGGCCCGATCACGCCACGCCGGCCACGATCGGGGTGCGCACGGCCATCGGTGTCGGCGTAGCGGGGTGGCTCGCGTCGTTTCTCAGCACCGCCCTGGCCCTGTACTCCGAGGCCGCCGGCGTGACGCTGCTCGATCACCTCGTCCACGTCAACGCGTTGGCCCTGCTCGCCCTGTTCACCCTTCCCGCGGTCTTCTACGTGCGGCGCATGGCCGTGCTCGCCCGGCAAGGAGCCCCATGA
- a CDS encoding polymer-forming cytoskeletal protein, whose protein sequence is MSLDALVMLVLSLLLLTTGGDDPQSVQLLLAGQHETVGVDGAVIAVDAQVTVPADTEIGGPVHVIGGHTRIAGTVDGDVTQLGGRLTIEPGGRVTGTLQHVAGSLEIDANAAVGRRAAVPLTAADPDPAARLLPVLVATGLLALVGARQARRTPRTLDNVRAAIAGHPLVCVTVGVLVAVTAISLFVFMAFTLLLIPVSLLGLGAGLVALGYGVIALGFLVGRWLPGVGPVPATALGVVAVMAALQLAGAIPLVGDLAVGALLASGLGAVLLTYFGLAPFTPARFPDDS, encoded by the coding sequence ATGAGCCTCGATGCCCTCGTGATGCTGGTCCTCTCCCTGCTGCTGCTCACCACCGGCGGCGACGACCCGCAGTCGGTGCAGCTGCTGCTGGCCGGACAGCACGAGACCGTCGGCGTCGACGGCGCGGTGATCGCCGTCGACGCGCAGGTGACGGTTCCGGCCGACACCGAGATCGGCGGGCCGGTCCACGTGATCGGTGGACACACCCGGATCGCCGGCACCGTCGACGGCGATGTCACCCAGCTCGGCGGCCGGCTCACCATCGAGCCGGGTGGTCGGGTCACCGGCACCCTCCAGCACGTCGCCGGCAGCCTCGAGATCGATGCGAACGCCGCCGTTGGCCGCCGTGCCGCAGTCCCGCTGACCGCGGCCGACCCGGACCCGGCCGCCCGGCTGCTCCCGGTCCTGGTGGCCACGGGGCTGCTCGCGCTGGTCGGGGCTCGCCAGGCACGCCGTACTCCACGCACCCTCGACAACGTCCGTGCGGCCATCGCCGGCCATCCGCTGGTGTGCGTCACGGTCGGCGTGCTCGTGGCCGTGACCGCCATCTCGCTGTTCGTGTTCATGGCCTTCACCCTGCTGCTGATCCCGGTCAGTCTGCTCGGACTGGGCGCCGGCCTCGTCGCGCTCGGCTACGGCGTCATCGCCCTCGGCTTCCTGGTCGGCCGGTGGCTGCCCGGGGTCGGCCCGGTCCCGGCCACCGCGCTCGGGGTCGTGGCGGTCATGGCAGCCTTGCAGCTCGCGGGCGCCATCCCGCTCGTCGGCGACCTCGCGGTCGGCGCGCTGCTGGCCAGCGGGCTGGGCGCCGTCCTGCTCACCTACTTCGGCCTGGCCCCGTTCACCCCGGCGCGGTTCCCCGACGACTCGTGA
- a CDS encoding DUF6544 family protein: MVPGRTREARPAVRGRGGAQHRPGREPRAVGGSRLVPRDLADRCSARWEPVDTTSARLIVPFGDDTEVLTVTFDPGTGLLERMESMRFKDETDDAKVLWTNQAQDWDELGGMPVPLRTAVTWADEGTPWARLRTEGIVIDADLDRSIEQAGP, translated from the coding sequence GTGGTTCCTGGACGGACACGCGAAGCTCGACCTGCCGTTCGGGGTCGTGGAGGGGCCCAACACCGACCAGGGCGCGAACCTCGCGCTGTGGGCGGAAGCCGTCTGGTTCCCCGCGATCTGGCTGACCGATGCTCGGCGCGGTGGGAGCCCGTGGACACGACCTCGGCGCGGCTCATCGTGCCCTTCGGCGACGACACCGAGGTCCTGACGGTGACCTTCGACCCGGGAACGGGGCTGCTCGAACGTATGGAGTCGATGCGGTTCAAGGACGAGACGGACGATGCGAAGGTGCTCTGGACGAACCAGGCCCAGGACTGGGACGAGCTGGGCGGCATGCCGGTCCCGCTGCGTACGGCGGTGACGTGGGCGGACGAAGGCACGCCCTGGGCACGTCTCCGGACCGAGGGGATCGTCATCGACGCCGACCTGGACCGCTCCATCGAGCAGGCAGGTCCCTGA
- a CDS encoding PaaI family thioesterase yields the protein MSQTDTDADVRARAAAALRRLGHALMGHEADEELLERVAVTADRVAADLERQPPRQRDLLELKRRMFDIEVPDGGTVVHFDECFVSGPWNPMGIAIEVHREGDEAVAEVELGAAFEGAPDRSHGGIVAAIFDDVLGYLLTLRQEPGFTGELTVRYLAPTPIGQRLRFRGRVEQRDGRKLLTSAEARVIDPDGGEGDAVATARATFVVIDLTRFRS from the coding sequence GTGTCCCAGACCGACACCGACGCCGACGTCCGGGCGCGCGCCGCCGCGGCGCTGCGGCGCCTCGGTCACGCGCTGATGGGGCACGAGGCCGACGAGGAACTGCTCGAGCGCGTCGCCGTGACCGCGGACCGGGTCGCCGCCGACCTCGAACGGCAGCCACCGCGTCAGCGGGACCTGCTGGAGCTCAAGCGACGCATGTTCGACATCGAGGTGCCCGACGGCGGCACCGTCGTCCACTTCGACGAGTGCTTCGTCTCCGGGCCGTGGAACCCGATGGGCATCGCGATCGAGGTCCACCGCGAAGGCGACGAGGCGGTCGCCGAGGTGGAGCTCGGCGCCGCCTTCGAGGGTGCACCGGACCGCTCGCACGGGGGCATCGTCGCGGCCATCTTCGACGACGTGCTCGGCTACCTGCTGACCCTACGGCAGGAGCCCGGCTTCACCGGGGAGCTGACCGTCCGCTACCTGGCGCCCACGCCGATCGGGCAGCGCCTGCGGTTCCGGGGGCGCGTCGAGCAGCGCGACGGCCGCAAGCTGCTGACCTCCGCCGAGGCGCGGGTGATCGATCCCGACGGCGGCGAGGGCGACGCGGTCGCCACCGCCCGCGCGACCTTCGTCGTGATCGACCTCACCCGCTTCCGCTCCTGA
- a CDS encoding hemolysin family protein, with protein MTPLAASLATASMPLAVDVSAVADSPVNLWAILLGVLLLLANGAFVAAEISLLAARRTRIEEAAEAGDARAGRALKALTELSVTFSGAQLGITMCSLALGAVAEPAVAALLVRWLGVTALPSGLIPAVALVITLSIVVFLHMVIGEMAPKNLALARAEAVALRLARPFGWFVTALRPLILLLNGLANALVRAVKVRPVDEHKLVHTPDELSLALAESRQLGTISQQDARVMDAALGLAQIDAEAAMTPRVDLAALPDTATLPEVLTLAAETGHTRIPVYHDDIDHVVGLVHVKDVLIREDAELVALTVADLLRPIPAVPESRDLEQLLRDMLDERSHAVLVVDEFGGTAGMLTLEDVIEELVGEIADEFDAEQHARRHDERLWVVPGTMRRDELERLTGLELGGDAETISGAVVEQLGRLLVRGDRLRTDDGWQLTVLSLEGRRAGEIEVRAPEQVAGAAAHDGAAHDEAGHAEAGHADGGSGGAGN; from the coding sequence ATGACCCCACTGGCCGCGTCGCTCGCCACGGCCTCGATGCCGCTGGCCGTCGACGTCTCCGCCGTCGCCGACAGCCCCGTCAACCTGTGGGCGATCCTGCTCGGCGTGCTGCTGCTGCTCGCCAACGGCGCGTTCGTGGCGGCCGAGATCTCGCTGCTGGCAGCCCGCCGCACGCGCATCGAGGAGGCCGCCGAGGCCGGTGACGCCCGCGCCGGCCGCGCCCTCAAGGCGCTCACCGAGCTGTCCGTCACCTTCAGCGGGGCGCAGCTGGGCATCACGATGTGTTCGCTGGCGCTGGGTGCGGTGGCCGAACCTGCGGTCGCGGCGCTGCTGGTGCGCTGGCTGGGCGTCACGGCGCTGCCGAGCGGGCTCATCCCGGCCGTCGCGCTCGTCATCACGCTCTCCATCGTCGTGTTCCTGCACATGGTCATCGGCGAGATGGCGCCGAAGAACCTCGCGCTGGCACGGGCCGAAGCGGTCGCGCTCCGGCTCGCCCGCCCCTTCGGCTGGTTCGTGACCGCGCTGCGACCGCTGATCCTGCTGCTGAACGGGCTCGCGAACGCGTTGGTGCGCGCGGTCAAGGTCCGTCCCGTGGACGAGCACAAGCTGGTGCACACCCCCGACGAGTTGTCGTTGGCGCTGGCCGAGTCGCGGCAGCTGGGCACCATCAGCCAGCAGGACGCCCGGGTGATGGATGCCGCGCTCGGCCTGGCACAGATCGACGCCGAGGCCGCGATGACGCCGCGGGTCGACCTCGCGGCCCTGCCGGACACGGCGACGCTGCCCGAGGTGCTCACCCTGGCGGCCGAGACCGGCCACACCCGCATCCCCGTCTACCACGACGACATCGACCACGTCGTGGGCCTGGTCCACGTCAAGGACGTGCTCATCCGCGAGGACGCCGAGCTGGTCGCGCTCACGGTCGCCGACCTGCTGCGGCCGATCCCGGCCGTGCCCGAGTCCCGGGATCTCGAGCAGCTGCTGCGCGACATGCTCGACGAGCGCAGCCACGCGGTGCTGGTGGTGGACGAGTTCGGCGGCACCGCCGGCATGCTCACCCTCGAGGACGTCATCGAGGAGCTGGTCGGCGAGATCGCCGACGAGTTCGACGCCGAACAGCACGCCCGACGCCACGACGAGCGGCTGTGGGTCGTGCCGGGGACCATGCGCCGTGACGAGTTGGAGCGGTTGACGGGCCTGGAGCTCGGTGGCGACGCGGAGACGATCTCCGGCGCGGTCGTCGAACAGCTGGGACGTCTGCTGGTGCGTGGCGACCGTCTGCGGACCGACGACGGGTGGCAGTTGACCGTGCTCAGCCTCGAGGGTCGCCGCGCCGGGGAGATCGAGGTGCGCGCGCCGGAGCAGGTGGCCGGCGCCGCCGCCCACGACGGGGCCGCCCACGACGAGGCCGGTCACGCAGAGGCCGGCCACGCCGACGGCGGCTCCGGCGGGGCCGGCAACTAG